The uncultured Fusobacterium sp. sequence TTTTCAATAGGATAACCTACTTCTGATATTAAGCTTTGAGCTTCTTTAAACTCCCCAATATCATAAGAAATATGTGAATCTGTTCCTAGTGTAACCTTTGCATCATATTTTTTACATAGTTCTAATATTTTTTTACAATTAACTTCAGAACCTTTTCTTGAACTTCTTAAAGAAGAATTATTAATTTCTATTGCAACTCCTTCTTTAACTGCTTCTTGTACTACTAATTCATATTCTAAAGGAAATTGTGGATTACCTAAATGAACCATTACATCTATTTTTTGACTTTTTATCATATTTATTACAGCTTTTGTATTTTTTATGATATTACTTGGATCTCCATAAGCTTCAACTGTATGTAATCCACAAAGAATAATATCCATCACATCATATATTCTTTGATTTATATCAAAATTTCCATTTTCATCTATAATATTAGTTTCTACTCCTTTTAAAACTCTCAGGTTCCCTATATATTCTGGAATAACTCTCATATTTA is a genomic window containing:
- a CDS encoding phosphatase → MRYPIDLHIHTSANPHAYSTLEENIRSAQEKKMEVIAITNHGPALQDSPHWWSLVNMRVIPEYIGNLRVLKGVETNIIDENGNFDINQRIYDVMDIILCGLHTVEAYGDPSNIIKNTKAVINMIKSQKIDVMVHLGNPQFPLEYELVVQEAVKEGVAIEINNSSLRSSRKGSEVNCKKILELCKKYDAKVTLGTDSHISYDIGEFKEAQSLISEVGYPIEKIINFSKENLEKFLEDRKKRRVKRI